A genomic stretch from Erigeron canadensis isolate Cc75 chromosome 9, C_canadensis_v1, whole genome shotgun sequence includes:
- the LOC122583123 gene encoding uncharacterized protein LOC122583123 — MCDYFVEDSKFDEPIFRHRFRMSKGLFLKIVGDIKTRFSYFQEGYDAWGTIQKCTLAIKQLSTGEPSDAYDEYLCMAARMGRESMEYFCDVVINLYQKEFLRRPTSHYIALMTKAHEERHHIPGMLGSLDCTYIEWRMCPKYLKGQYMMGDHNVPTIMIECVASYDLWIWHSFFGPAGSNNDANVLQ; from the coding sequence ATGTGTGACTACTTCGTTGAAGACTCAAAGTTCGACGAACCCATTTTTCGTCATCGTTTTCGCATGAGCAAGGggttgtttttgaagattgttggtgATATTAAAACTAGATTTAGTTACTTTCAAGAGGGGTACGACGCATGGGGTACTATTCAAAAGTGCACATTGGCGATCAAGCAACTGTCTACGGGTGAACCTTCAGATGCGTATGACGAGTATTTATGTATGGCTGCCCGAATGGGACGCGAGAGCATGGAATACTTTTGTGATGTGGTCATCAATTTATATCAAAAGGAGTTCTTACGTAGGCCGACATCTCATTACATTGCTCTCATGACAAaagctcatgaagaaagacacCACATTCCAGGAATGCTTggtagtcttgattgtacatACATCGAATGGAGGATGTgccctaaatacttaaaagGGCAATACATGATGGGTGATCACAATGTACCTACTATTATGATTGAATGTGTTGCTTCGTatgacttgtggatttggcattcaTTTTTCGGTCCTGCTGGATCGAACAACGATGCCAACGTTTTGCAGTAG
- the LOC122583982 gene encoding protein TIFY 4B-like isoform X2, whose protein sequence is MSTTEPQQPPPPPSSSTTTATSAAAALDKPLHQLTEDDISQLTREDCRRFLKLKGMRRPSWNKSQAIQQVIMLKALLEPPHDTDDSGRKSYIASRHQQRTLTAQKGTSADTEISLSAEESPGHRNDTDKNDILGDNDSANADPSPPPIHGIGGGSEATKGQMTIFYSGKVNVYDDIPADKAQALLQLAASPLQFSQEDPFDGNVLQAPSINVSPDFSARLSPVMQTVRMADNHQLHIQESYISREENSAECSASRKASVQRYLEKRKDR, encoded by the exons ATGTCAACAACAGAACCACAacaaccaccaccgccgccgtcGTCGTCAACAACCACCGCCACGTCAGCTGCCGCCGCACTTGATAAACCTCTTCATCAGCTCACTGAAGACGACATTTCTCAGCTCACTCGTGAAGATTGCCGTCGCTTTCTTAAACTCAAAG gTATGAGAAGACCTTCATGGAACAAATCACAGGCGATCCAGCAAGTTATTATGTTAAAAGCGTTACTTGAACCGCCGCATGATACCGATGACAGTGGCCGGAAATCGTACATTGCGTCTCGCCACCAACAGCGAACCCTAACC GCCCAGAAAGGAACAAGTGCAGATACAGAGATCTCTCTTTCAGCCGAGGAATCACCAGGTCACCGAAATGATACCGACAAGAATGATATTTTGGGTGATAATGATTCTGCTAATGCCGATCCTTCTCCTCCTCCTATACAtgg GATTGGTGGTGGGTCAGAAGCAACAAAAGGACAAATGACAATATTTTATAGTGGCAAGGTGAATGTCTATGATGATATTCCAGCTGATAAG GCACAGGCACTATTGCAGCTTGCTGCAAGCCCACTTCAGTTTTCTCAGGAAGATCCATTTGATGGAAACGTGTTGCAAGCTCCAAGCATCAATGTGTCCCCAGATTTCTCTGCCAGGCTCTCGCCAGTCATGCAAACAG TGAGAATGGCAGATAACCATCAACTGCACATACAAGAAAGCTACATATCACGTGAAGAGAACTCTG CTGAATGTTCGGCAAGCAGAAAAGCGTCAGTTCAAAGATACCTAGAGAAGCGGAAGGACAG GTGA
- the LOC122581875 gene encoding protein LIFEGUARD 2-like, producing the protein MFNQPFMKPGDIESGSSAQLYPMMMESPELRWSFIRKIYSIVAVQLLLTAVVGAVVISYHPIVTFLTTTNAGFACYILLIVAPFITLCPLSYYYQRHPVNYLLLGIFTVSLAFAVGLTCAYTSGKVILEAVILTAVVVVSLTLFTFWAAKRGYDFNFLGPFLFGAVMVLIVFSFIQIFFPLGKISVMVYGGLSAIVFCGYIVYDTDNLIKRYTYDEYIWAAVALYLDIINLFISLLTILRAADS; encoded by the exons atGTTTAACCAACCGTTTATGAAACCCGGAGACATCGAATCCGGGTCATCGGCCCAGCTATATCCGATGATGATGGAGTCACCGGAGCTCCGGTGGTCTTTCATCCGTAAAATATATTCAATCGTGGCCGTACAGTTACTTTTAACCGCCGTTGTTGGCGCCGTGGTTATTTCTTATCATCCGATTGTTACTTTTTTAACCACTACTAATGCCGGTTTCGCTTGTTATATACTTTTGATTGTTGCTCCCTTTATCA CTTTGTGCCCATTGTCGTATTACTATCAGCGGCATCCGGTTAACTACTTGCTACTTGGGATATTTACTGTCTCTCTTGCTTTTGCGGTTGGTTTGACATGTGCATATACTAGTG GCAAAGTCATATTGGAAGCAGTTATATTGACAGCCGTGGTAGTCGTGAGTCTCACTCTGTTCACATTCTGGGCTGCAAAGAGGGGCTACGACTTCAATTTCTTGGGGCCTTTTTTGTTTGGTGCTGTTATGGTGCTTATTGTCTTTTCGTTCATTCAG ATTTTCTTTCCTCTGGGCAAAATTTCAGTTATGGTGTATGGGGGTTTATCAGCAATAGTCTTTTGTGGCTACATTGTCTATGATACTGACAATCTAATTAAGCGATACACCTATGACGAGTACATATGGGCTGCTGTTGCTCTATACTTGgatatcatcaaccttttcatttCGTTGCTTACAATTTTACGAGCTGCTGACAGTTGA
- the LOC122581905 gene encoding VAN3-binding protein-like — protein sequence MDSLWQENNPTTGFHQLPESPRKPMEFLSRSWNDAMINKTMQHSPPSPLVSKGAKISNVAPETNEAPDEPVLAMGASLLSGHTFSFASSATSQLVLERIMSQSDISPLASGRLSHSSGPLNPSHMEETDSPHISPSDEYDDVVKFLRANNTLQPLFANGRSGYGAGGCSTTPAGKTVGRWLKERREKKKEETRAHNAQLHAAVSVAGVAAAVATIAAATAAASASSKDEQMAKTNMAVASAATLVAAQCVEAAEAMGAEREHLVAAVSSAVNVKSHGDILTLTAAAATALRGAATLKARALKEVWNIAAVIPVDRGLKESKSQGKSSGYSEHPSPEENFLGICNQELLARGSELLKRTRNGDLHWKIVSVYIHRTGQVMLKMKSKHVGSTITKKKKNVVLEVCKNMAAWPGRHLFDGGEERRYFGLRTIGRGLVEFECRTQREYDMWTQGVSRLLAIVDERKFTK from the exons atggacaGTTTATGGCAGGAAAACAATCCAACAACAGGATTTCATCAATTACCTGAAAGTCCAAGAAAACCAATGGAATTCTTGTCAAGATCATGGAATGATGCCATGATTAATAAAACCATGCAGCATTCCCCTCCTTCTCCCTTGGTTTCAAAGGGTGCCAAAATTTCCAATGTTGCCCCGGAGACTAATGAGGCCCCCGATGAGCCGGTTTTGGCAATGGGGGCCTCATTGCTTTCGGGTCATACATTTTCTTTTGCTTCTTCGGCTACTTCACAACTTGTCCTCGAACGAATTATGTCTCAATCG GATATATCACCATTAGCTTCAGGGAGGCTGTCACATAGTAGTGGACCACTGAACCCATCGCATATGGAAGAAACCGATAGTCCACATATTTCACCTTCCGATGAGTACGACGACGTCGTTAAG TTTTTGCGTGCAAACAATACTCTACAACCACTGTTTGCCAATGGTCGGAGTGGATATGGTGCGGGCGGGTGTAGCACCACCCCTGCTGGAAAGACGGTAGGACGTTGGTTAAAGgagagaagagagaagaagaaagaagagacCCGAGCTCACAATGCACAGCTCCATGCAGCTGTTTCAGTTGCTGGAGTGGCTGCGGCTGTGGCCACCATTGCAGCTGCTACTGCAGCAGCATCAGCGTCTAGTAAAGATGAGCAAATGGCCAAGACCAATATGGCTGTTGCCTCGGCTGCCACTCTGGTTGCTGCTCAATGTGTGGAGGCTGCAGAAGCAATGGGAGCTGAACGTGAACACCTTGTTGCCGCTGTTAGCTCTGCTGTTAATGTCAAATCCCATGGCGATATATTAACTCTCACGGCTGCTGCTGCAACGG CTCTACGTGGTGCAGCAACGTTAAAGGCGAGGGCGTTGAAGGAAGTATGGAATATTGCAGCAGTGATACCGGTGGACCGTGGGCTTAAAGAAAGCAAAAGCCAAGGAAAGAGCAGTGGCTATTCTGAACATCCTTCCCCTGAAGAGAATTTTCTGGGCATATGTAACCAAGAACTCCTAGCCAGGGGGAGTGAGCTTCTGAAACGGACCCGTAATG GTGATCTTCACTGGAAAATTGTGTCGGTTTATATCCATCGAACAGGTCAAGTAATGCTAAAGATGAAGAGTAAACATGTTGGTTCTACCATCacgaaaaagaagaaaa ATGTGGTATTGGAGGTGTGCAAAAACATGGCAGCATGGCCAGGTAGGCATCTGTTTGATGGTGGAGAGGAACGGCGCTATTTTGGGCTGAGGACTATTGGGCGTGGGTTGGTGGAATTCGAGTGCAGGACACAAAGAGAATATGATATGTGGACTCAAGGTGTCTCTAGGCTTCTTGCCATTGTAGATGAGAGGAAGTTCACCAAGTAA
- the LOC122582613 gene encoding serine/threonine-protein kinase Nek2-like — MENYEILEQIGRGSFACAFLVRHKHEKKRYVLKKIRLARQSDRTRRSALLEVELISTVQNPYIVEYKDSWVEKGCYVCIVIAYCEGGDMADAIKKANGAHFTEEKLCKWLVELLVALDYLHVNHIIHRDVKCSNIFLTRDQDIRLGDFGLAKMLTSDDLASSVVGTPSYMCPELLADIPYGCKSDIWSLGCCMYEMAAFKNAFKAFDMQSLINKINKSIVSPLPTMYSGTFRGLIKSMLRKNPEMRPSAADLLKHSHLQPYVYKLQLNFNGPRRQTLPGRWSDCNYEKKTTFIEPEPRTFHHYNEKRRSINGDRALNPSISEHDQHSSFSQSSTRKLSIGSVEEYIHTEKLVAAKISNAVRTPRSTLAKTSVTTPRRQIIRRSSNRDLLPVSQSPASQSSQTTRRTSLPLAARARNPYLGFESPDVSVNAPRMDKMTEFPLTSTQEPLILPVCRTSTTSAQCSSSTSPSPILDRSVTIDMCTVKTVNPIQSHQTSASGAHSTNNRSDDTSSDSRGDRRRFDMSSYQQRAEALEGLLEFSAQLMQQERIEELAVLLKPFGPEKVSPRETAIWLSKSFKVTTAATGSGASVVGNS, encoded by the exons ATGGAGAACTACGAAATACTTGAACAGATTGGGAGAGGTTCCTTTGCTTGTGCTTTCCTTGTGAGGCATAAACATGAAAAGAAAAG GTATGTTTTAAAGAAGATTCGACTTGCTCGGCAGTCTGATAGGACCCGTCGATCTGCTCTCCTTGAG GTGGAACTTATTTCCACTGTACAAAATCCTTATATAGTCGAGTACAAAGATTCATGGGTCGAAAAG GGTTGCTATGTATGCATTGTCATAGCATACTGTGAAGGAGGAGATAT GGCGGACGCGATAAAGAAAGCCAATGGTGCTCATTTTACAGAAGAG AAACTCTGCAAATGGCTTGTTGAACTACTAGTGGCACTCGATTATCTGCATGTTAATCATATAATTCATCGTGATGTCAAG TGTTCAAATATATTCCTAACAAGAGATCAGGATATCCGGCTAG GTGATTTTGGTCTCGCAAAAATGTTGACTTCTGACGATCTTGCATCCTCG GTTGTGGGAACTCCTAGTTATATGTGCCCTGAACTTCTAGCAGATATACCATATGGTTGTAAATCGGATATCTGGTCATTAG GATGCTGTATGTATGAAATGGCCGCTTTCAAGAATGCATTTAAAGCTTTT GATATGCAATCTTTGATCAACAAAATAAACAAGTCTATAGTGTCTCCGCTTCCAACCATGTATTCTGGCACATT TCGAGGGCTTATTAAGAGCATGCTGCGTAAAAACCCAGAAATGAGACCAAGT GCTGCTGATTTGCTTAAACATTCTCATCTTCAACCTTATGTATATAAACTCCAACTTAACTTCAACGGGCCTAGACGCCAAACACTTCCAGGGCGATGGTCAGATTGCAACTATGAGAAGAAAACGACATTCATTGAGCCCGAGCCCCGTACTTTTCATCATTACAATGAGAAAAGGCGATCTATTAATGGTGACAGGGCTTTGAATCCTAGTATCTCTGAACATGATCAACACTCTTCTTTCTCTCAAAGTTCAACTAGAAAGCTATCCATTGGTAGTGTTGAAGAATATATACATACTGAGAAATTAGTTGCTGCGAAGATATCAAATGCTGTCAGAACTCCTAGATCGACTTTGGCAAAAACTTCTGTTACTACTCCTAGAAGACAAATAATCAGACGGAGTTCAAATCGCGATTTG CTCCCAGTATCACAATCTCCTGCCAGCCAATCATCACAAACAACTCGTAGGACGTCGTTACCCTTGGCAGCAAGAGCCAGAAATCCCTACTTGGGTTTTGAATCCCCAGACGTATCGGTCAATGCTCCCCGCATGGACAAAATGACAGAGTTTCCTTTAACCTCTACACAAGAACCCTTAATCCTGCCTGTTTGTAGAACTTCTACAACATCAGCTCAGTGTTCTTCCAGTACTTCTCCAAGCCCCATCCTGGACCGATCAGTTACAATAGACATGTGTACAGTCAAGACCGTGAACCCCATTCAAAGTCACCAAACATCTGCTAGTGGGGCACATTCTACAAACAACAGGAGTGATGATACATCTTCAGATTCACGGGGGGATAGGCGTAGATTTGACATGTCATCATATCAACAACGTGCCGAAGCATTAGAGGGGTTGTTAGAGTTCAGTGCGCAGCTAATGCAACAAGAACGGATAGAAGAATTGGCAGTGCTATTGAAGCCATTCGGGCCTGAAAAGGTGTCTCCTAGAGAAACTGCTATTTGGTTGTCAAAGAGCTTCAAGGTCACCACAGCTGCAACAGGAAGTGGAGCTAGTGTTGTTGGGAATTCATAG
- the LOC122583982 gene encoding protein TIFY 4B-like isoform X1: MSTTEPQQPPPPPSSSTTTATSAAAALDKPLHQLTEDDISQLTREDCRRFLKLKGMRRPSWNKSQAIQQVIMLKALLEPPHDTDDSGRKSYIASRHQQRTLTAQKGTSADTEISLSAEESPGHRNDTDKNDILGDNDSANADPSPPPIHGIGGGSEATKGQMTIFYSGKVNVYDDIPADKAQALLQLAASPLQFSQEDPFDGNVLQAPSINVSPDFSARLSPVMQTVRMADNHQLHIQESYISREENSAECSASRKASVQRYLEKRKDRFKSKRKSGAAGFDVYANHQIGNHSLHAQSSRSATCSPPSLRPPNTPNGFS, translated from the exons ATGTCAACAACAGAACCACAacaaccaccaccgccgccgtcGTCGTCAACAACCACCGCCACGTCAGCTGCCGCCGCACTTGATAAACCTCTTCATCAGCTCACTGAAGACGACATTTCTCAGCTCACTCGTGAAGATTGCCGTCGCTTTCTTAAACTCAAAG gTATGAGAAGACCTTCATGGAACAAATCACAGGCGATCCAGCAAGTTATTATGTTAAAAGCGTTACTTGAACCGCCGCATGATACCGATGACAGTGGCCGGAAATCGTACATTGCGTCTCGCCACCAACAGCGAACCCTAACC GCCCAGAAAGGAACAAGTGCAGATACAGAGATCTCTCTTTCAGCCGAGGAATCACCAGGTCACCGAAATGATACCGACAAGAATGATATTTTGGGTGATAATGATTCTGCTAATGCCGATCCTTCTCCTCCTCCTATACAtgg GATTGGTGGTGGGTCAGAAGCAACAAAAGGACAAATGACAATATTTTATAGTGGCAAGGTGAATGTCTATGATGATATTCCAGCTGATAAG GCACAGGCACTATTGCAGCTTGCTGCAAGCCCACTTCAGTTTTCTCAGGAAGATCCATTTGATGGAAACGTGTTGCAAGCTCCAAGCATCAATGTGTCCCCAGATTTCTCTGCCAGGCTCTCGCCAGTCATGCAAACAG TGAGAATGGCAGATAACCATCAACTGCACATACAAGAAAGCTACATATCACGTGAAGAGAACTCTG CTGAATGTTCGGCAAGCAGAAAAGCGTCAGTTCAAAGATACCTAGAGAAGCGGAAGGACAG GTTTAAGAGCAAGAGAAAATCAGGAGCTGCAGGATTTGATGTATATGCAAACCATCAGATTGGGAATCACAGCCTACATGCTCAGTCGAGTAGGAGTGCCACTTGCTCACCACCTTCTCTCAGACCACCTAACACCCCTAATGGGTTTAGCTAA